From a single Fusarium pseudograminearum CS3096 chromosome 2, whole genome shotgun sequence genomic region:
- a CDS encoding hypothetical protein (OrfF): protein MASEQEDKSATSPVASQSQTPPPPVTSLPGRDNRDQAGDGNEMSQSPKTPTENQDRHDEEHEPLQVDEEELPGNDADSTYGSDRDSTYTGSVTSSIYDYQYENGRRYHAYREGQYVLPNDDQEQQRLDLQHHIWRLLLGGALHIAPLPKLDDQSEYRILDLGCGTGIWAIEMADEYPNASVAGVDLSPIQPDWVPGNCVFHVDDYEDEWTYRENEHFDYIHGRALCGTSANWPLFYSRVLENLKPGGYVEMQEYDAWIFSDDDSCDRAPWTMEWVSKLDEASRMFGKQINVARYQKQWMIDAGFEDVQERVYRIPIGPWAKDPALKELGKFELTHMQMSVESHTPALFTRVWNYSQDQVMVLMEGVKREFRSRDLRLITTYRFLTGRKPLQA, encoded by the exons ATGGCTTCTGAGCAGGAAGACAAGTCTGCGACCTCGCCTGTTGCGTCACAGTCACAGACGCCTCCTCCACCCGTTACCAGCCTGCCGGGTCGCGACAATCGAGATCAAGCTGGGGATGGCAACGAAATGAGCCAATCACCAAAGACCCCTACTGAGAACCAAGATCGGCACGATGAGGAGCACGAGCCTCTGCAAGTCGAT GAGGAGGAACTGCCAGGCAATGACGCAGACTCCACATATGGGTCAGACAGAGACTCAACCTACACAGGCTCAGTCACTTCATCCATCTACGATTATCAGTACGAAAATGGACGGCGCTACCATGCATACAGAGAAGGACAATACGTCCTACCCAACGATGACCAGGAGCAGCAGCGTTTGGATCTTCAGCATCACATCTGGCGATTGCTTCTTGGTGGCGCCCTCCATATAGCACCTTTACCAAAATTGGATGACCAAAGCGAGTATCGCATCTTGGATTTGGGCTGCGGCACTGGAATTTGGGCCATAGAGATGGCTGATGAGTATCCCAACGCCTCAGTAGCCGGTGTCGATCTTTCCCCAATCCAACCCGACTGGGTCCCTGGTAACTGCGTATTTCACGTCGACGACTACGAAGATGAGTGGACGTATCGTGAGAACGAGCATTTCGACTACATCCATGGTCGTGCACTCTGCGGCACTTCGGCAAACTGGCCTCTCTTCTACAGCAGAGTGCTAGAGAACCTCAAGCCAGGTGGCTACGTTGAGATGCAAGAGTATGACGCTTGGATATtcagcgacgacgacagcTGCGATCGTGCCCCATGGACAATGGAGTGGGTGAGCAAGTTAGATGAAGCGAGTAGGATGTTTGGAAAGCAGATCAATGTAGCACGATATCAAAAGCAATGGATGATTGATGCGGGTTTTGAAGACGTCCAAGAACGAGTCTACCGA ATACCCATTGGTCCTTGGGCAAAGGACCCAGCGTTGAAAGAACTGGGCAAATTTGAACTCACACACATGCAGATGTCTGTCGAATCACATACACCTGCACTCTTCACGCGAGTATGGAACTACTCACAGGATCAAGTCATGGTTTTAATGGAAGGCGTGAAGAGAGAATTCCGAAGTCGAGACTTGAGATTGATCACGACTTACCGGTTCCTCACAGGGCGGAAGCCACTTCAAGCGTAG
- a CDS encoding hypothetical protein (OrfE): MFRLSSIITAGLALISSVNAACGDGTPQGVVSGSGSSFTATVNGANVYSGSDYRLAIQTALDRIGTNQRVTVRASGSIGASTIVVTSGKTFEVCGTMNVVYKAGRGAIEAINQNDVKIPYLKMTGNPYFGMRFSGTRNLALGDITMNLSGGLGIRFDRDANWNYGVSMGNIVVTGAGSHAVETFKIDGLTIASVKARDVGESGLLIQESRNVRVGYVEGNNVGAGTGYATLRFANENGKLNNVYTTTNVFVDKVYSRGGGRGIFCVSQSGAAEIKSIDLANNGNNAILIENCYNLAIRDGVINGGGEVRVSARSEFPNTSGIYVKAQVNNNSVRESPCAQNIYWGITGNAKKNVC, translated from the coding sequence ATGTTCCGTCTCTCTTCGATCATCACAGCAGGTCTCGCCCTGATCAGTTCCGTCAACGCCGCCTGTGGCGATGGAACACCGCAGGGTGTAgtctcaggctcaggctcctCATTCACCGCCACTGTCAACGGCGCAAATGTTTACTCTGGCTCCGACTACCGTCTCGCCATCCAAACAGCACTCGACCGCATTGGCACTAACCAGCGTGTCACGGTCCGCGCCTCGGGCAGCATAGGCGCTAGCACTATCGTTGTCACTAGCGGGAAGACGTTTGAGGTCTGCGGTACCATGAACGTCGTCTACAAAGCTGGTCGTGGCGCCATCGAGGCTATCAACCAGAACGATGTCAAGATCCCCTACCTCAAGATGACGGGTAACCCTTACTTTGGCATGCGCTTCTCTGGTACCCGTAACCTGGCTCTTGGTGATATCACAATGAACCTCAGTGGTGGTCTCGGAATTCGGTTCGACCGCGACGCGAACTGGAACTATGGAGTCAGCATGGGTAACATTGTTGTTACCGGAGCTGGTAGCCACGCTGTTGAGACATTCAAGATCGACGGTCTTACCATTGCTTCCGTCAAGGCCCGCGACGTTGGTGAATCGGGACTACTTATCCAAGAATCACGAAACGTTCGCGTTGGCTACGTCGAAGGCAACAACGTCGGCGCAGGCACAGGTTATGCAACTCTTCGTTTCGCCAACGAGAATGGAAAGCTCAACAATGTCTATACCACGACCAACGTCTTCGTCGACAAGGTCTACTCTCGAGGTGGTGGCCGTGGAATCTTCTGCGTGTCCCAGTCAGGCGCCGCCGAGATCAAGTCAATCGATCTTGCAAACAACGGAAACAATGCCATTCTCATCGAGAACTGTTACAACCTGGCTATCCGAGATGGTGTCATCAACGGAGGCGGAGAGGTTCGTGTTTCTGCTCGTAGCGAGTTTCCCAACACCAGCGGTATCTACGTCAAGGCCcaagtcaacaacaacagtgtTCGGGAGTCTCCTTGCGCTCAGAACATTTACTGGGGTATTACTGGTAATGCTAAGAAGAACGTCTGCTGA